The following coding sequences lie in one Natronorubrum tibetense GA33 genomic window:
- a CDS encoding hydantoinase/oxoprolinase family protein, producing MSVDEHQPEILAIDAGGTLTDTIVIDSDGGFTVGKAQTTPENEAEGFRDSIDDGLGYWDVSPDDTFPSLAAGIYSGTAMLNRLLEQEGEVGGIIVTAGQEDYLRTERARQTYTNYSYSDRLHSVTHQHTEPFIPKDLIRGVRERIDPLGREAIPLYEEEVRTAVDELLDEDINYLIFNFIYSYANDTHEQRAKEIAQEVMDERGKEVPLYLASEIQPVRGDFMRLNTVIAEAYAAEPSREQLHGVMDTCEDLGAEFELRVMAGHGGTISYSSERLASTLISGPIGGVIGADYVARHLDIDNLVCTDIGGTSFDLSLITDSSYSVDPEPTISRYLLNQSMVELNSIGAGTGSHVKIDPNSNRMEIGPESAGDQIGVCNVEGDVQQPTITDCDLLLGILNPDYFLGGDLELDKDAAKAAIEDQIASKLGVDAYDAAEGAVDLMESRLQNQVKAAVLGKGYSPVNYSLISYGGGGPVHAAQYVEDLHFQDVLVPAWAAAFSAFGCACGDYEYRYEATIDLPVGPDLEDEEKMDVAETLNEQWATLKEDIVEEFERSGYDAEDVTLDPEVRMQYQGQLNTLEVSAPTANITEPEELDQLVENFEEHYAKVYARSAASPELGYTITRAVGVGQVPIEKPQIPDVSLQDEEPPEAAAKGTREVYWNGDWQDASIWEMTELAAGNVIDGLSIIESPATTFVVPPNFTADLDSHRIFHLTQEN from the coding sequence ATGTCCGTAGACGAACACCAACCAGAAATACTGGCGATTGATGCGGGTGGGACACTGACGGACACGATCGTCATCGACTCCGATGGCGGGTTCACCGTCGGGAAGGCACAGACAACACCGGAAAACGAGGCAGAGGGATTCCGTGATTCCATCGACGACGGCCTCGGGTACTGGGACGTATCGCCCGACGATACGTTCCCGTCCTTGGCAGCAGGAATCTATTCGGGCACGGCAATGCTGAATCGACTGCTCGAACAGGAAGGAGAAGTTGGCGGAATCATCGTTACTGCGGGACAGGAAGATTACCTTCGAACGGAGCGCGCACGGCAGACATACACGAATTACTCGTACTCTGACCGGCTCCACTCGGTAACACACCAACACACCGAACCGTTCATTCCAAAAGACCTCATTCGGGGGGTTCGTGAACGGATCGATCCGCTTGGCCGGGAAGCGATTCCGCTCTACGAAGAGGAAGTCCGAACCGCAGTCGATGAACTTCTCGATGAGGATATCAACTACCTCATTTTCAACTTCATCTATTCGTATGCCAACGACACACACGAGCAGCGAGCAAAAGAGATCGCACAGGAGGTGATGGACGAGCGAGGCAAAGAAGTGCCGTTGTACCTCGCAAGCGAGATTCAGCCTGTGAGGGGCGACTTCATGCGTCTCAACACGGTTATCGCCGAGGCGTACGCGGCCGAACCATCCCGGGAACAACTCCATGGGGTGATGGATACCTGCGAAGACCTCGGTGCCGAGTTCGAGCTCAGAGTGATGGCCGGACACGGTGGCACCATTAGTTATAGTTCAGAGAGGCTAGCGAGTACGCTCATTTCCGGGCCGATTGGTGGCGTCATCGGTGCCGACTACGTCGCGAGACATCTCGACATCGACAATCTGGTCTGTACGGATATTGGTGGGACGAGTTTCGACCTCTCGCTCATCACCGACTCGTCGTACTCAGTGGACCCGGAGCCCACCATCTCACGATATCTCCTCAACCAATCGATGGTCGAACTCAACAGTATCGGTGCGGGAACCGGCTCGCACGTAAAGATCGACCCGAACTCCAACCGGATGGAGATCGGCCCGGAGAGTGCCGGCGATCAGATCGGTGTCTGTAACGTCGAGGGTGATGTCCAGCAGCCGACCATCACCGACTGTGATCTCTTACTCGGAATCCTGAACCCAGATTACTTCCTCGGAGGTGATCTCGAACTCGACAAAGACGCCGCCAAAGCAGCTATTGAGGACCAAATTGCGTCAAAACTCGGTGTTGACGCCTACGACGCCGCAGAGGGTGCAGTTGATCTCATGGAGTCGCGGCTCCAGAACCAAGTGAAAGCTGCAGTACTCGGAAAAGGGTACTCACCGGTCAACTACTCGCTCATCTCCTATGGCGGTGGTGGACCAGTTCATGCCGCTCAGTACGTTGAGGATCTTCATTTCCAAGACGTGTTGGTTCCAGCGTGGGCAGCCGCCTTCTCCGCGTTCGGTTGTGCCTGTGGGGACTACGAGTATCGTTACGAGGCGACCATCGATCTCCCGGTTGGCCCCGACCTTGAGGACGAGGAGAAAATGGACGTCGCAGAGACGCTAAACGAACAGTGGGCGACACTCAAAGAGGACATCGTCGAGGAGTTCGAGCGGAGTGGCTACGACGCCGAAGACGTCACGCTCGACCCGGAAGTTCGGATGCAGTATCAAGGCCAACTCAACACGCTCGAAGTGTCGGCCCCGACCGCGAACATCACCGAACCGGAGGAACTCGACCAACTCGTCGAAAACTTCGAGGAACACTATGCAAAGGTGTACGCCCGCTCGGCAGCGTCGCCGGAACTTGGTTACACCATTACCCGTGCAGTCGGTGTCGGCCAAGTCCCCATTGAGAAACCACAGATACCGGACGTATCACTTCAAGATGAGGAGCCACCGGAAGCTGCGGCCAAAGGAACCCGTGAGGTGTACTGGAACGGGGACTGGCAGGACGCGTCGATCTGGGAGATGACCGAGTTAGCCGCCGGAAACGTCATCGACGGGCTCTCGATTATTGAGTCGCCTGCAACAACGTTCGTCGTCCCACCGAATTTTACGGCTGATCTGGACAGTCACCGGATCTTCCACCTGACACAGGAGAACTAA
- a CDS encoding hydantoinase B/oxoprolinase family protein, with protein sequence MPPQQDQLNDRVRTEQERINEKIGTNEGIGWNGESVREMLETAENQYEETGHCYGIEELQLKNETPIEYEKIFSQLRGGLVNARETALNISASPIVKEIGELSFMLYTPEGDSVALSTGIIVHVHTTSDAIKWMIRHDYEDNPGIEPGDIFCNNDPHIGDVHNTDVQTIVPVFWEGELIAWAAGVTHEVDIGASSPGGDPVGPTSRYDDGFDIPAMKIGENDRLNADYEKRAEMGVRTPELWKLDERCRLAGCHMVRDAVHSLIEEEGVDTYKQFVREVIEDGRRDFKQRIKELTVPGRYQAPTFTDVPLEGEQGLPKRSANNDMMHAPLEVEIESDGSFELDFDGSDAQGEHVFNCTPSALQGAIWVLLTQTIIPNDKINDGAYYATETSAPDGAWCNPDTVRAATADAWHFLRPSLSGMIRSLSRSFNARGYVEEMASSYGDTANYFQGEGTDMFGQPFATLNFELSSQGFGARGFTDGFDAAYAMWNPEADLGEVEVWELLEPALYLGRTLKPNSAGMGKYRGGSAFESVRMAWGTDELYLQNNGNALAFNSPGMFGGYPSSTGYIHNVRDTDMEERIENRDKYPVRDGTPEDSQMFDLVEGEDRQFEERGTSLLEEYDERDLYLSVNRGGAGLGDPLERSVELIEEDLNEEHVQQKYAERVYGTHVKEVGDGEYEVDPEKTASKRDRIREQRGEEAIPVDEWLEQRREDVVEGNFIPVVKKTYNESLELSDEWDDHFRSFWDLPADFTFEMED encoded by the coding sequence ATGCCACCACAACAAGACCAACTCAACGACCGCGTACGAACCGAACAGGAACGAATCAACGAGAAAATAGGAACGAACGAAGGTATCGGTTGGAATGGCGAGTCGGTCAGGGAGATGCTCGAGACTGCAGAAAATCAGTACGAAGAGACTGGCCACTGCTATGGCATCGAAGAACTACAACTCAAAAACGAGACGCCAATCGAGTACGAGAAGATTTTCTCCCAGCTTCGGGGTGGTCTGGTCAACGCCCGTGAAACGGCACTGAACATCTCTGCCAGCCCGATCGTGAAAGAGATCGGGGAGCTGAGTTTCATGTTGTATACGCCGGAAGGCGATAGCGTCGCACTCTCGACGGGGATCATCGTCCACGTTCATACGACCAGTGACGCAATCAAGTGGATGATCCGGCATGATTACGAGGACAATCCCGGTATTGAACCGGGTGATATCTTCTGTAATAACGATCCTCATATCGGGGACGTTCACAACACAGACGTCCAGACAATCGTCCCAGTATTCTGGGAAGGCGAACTCATCGCGTGGGCAGCCGGCGTCACACACGAGGTTGATATCGGTGCTTCCTCACCGGGCGGAGATCCGGTTGGCCCGACATCTCGGTACGATGACGGGTTCGATATCCCGGCGATGAAAATCGGAGAAAATGACCGGCTCAATGCTGACTACGAGAAACGGGCCGAAATGGGCGTTCGAACACCCGAACTGTGGAAACTTGATGAACGATGTCGACTCGCTGGCTGTCATATGGTTCGGGATGCCGTCCACAGTCTCATCGAGGAGGAAGGCGTCGATACGTACAAACAATTCGTCCGCGAGGTCATCGAAGACGGTCGTCGAGACTTCAAACAGCGAATTAAGGAACTCACTGTCCCCGGTCGCTACCAAGCCCCGACGTTCACCGACGTGCCGCTGGAAGGCGAACAGGGACTGCCGAAACGGTCTGCCAACAACGATATGATGCACGCACCGTTGGAAGTCGAGATTGAATCCGACGGTTCGTTCGAACTCGACTTTGACGGCTCAGACGCCCAAGGCGAACACGTGTTCAACTGTACACCGAGCGCGCTTCAGGGAGCAATCTGGGTGTTGTTGACCCAGACGATTATCCCGAACGATAAGATCAATGACGGCGCCTACTACGCGACAGAGACGTCGGCCCCCGACGGAGCGTGGTGTAACCCGGATACGGTACGGGCGGCGACGGCCGACGCGTGGCATTTCCTTCGGCCGTCGCTTTCGGGGATGATCCGGTCACTATCACGGTCGTTCAACGCGAGAGGCTATGTCGAAGAGATGGCGTCAAGCTACGGTGACACTGCCAACTACTTCCAAGGCGAGGGAACCGATATGTTCGGCCAGCCGTTCGCGACACTGAACTTCGAATTGTCGAGTCAAGGGTTCGGTGCCCGTGGTTTCACTGACGGGTTCGACGCCGCCTATGCCATGTGGAATCCCGAAGCCGATCTCGGTGAAGTAGAAGTATGGGAACTGCTGGAACCCGCGCTGTACCTCGGACGGACCCTCAAGCCCAACAGTGCGGGGATGGGCAAGTATCGCGGCGGCTCTGCGTTCGAGTCAGTCCGGATGGCTTGGGGTACCGACGAGCTGTACTTGCAGAACAACGGGAACGCCCTCGCATTCAACAGTCCGGGAATGTTCGGTGGCTATCCCTCTTCGACAGGCTACATCCACAACGTTCGGGATACCGACATGGAAGAGCGGATCGAGAATCGAGACAAGTACCCGGTCCGGGACGGAACGCCAGAGGATTCACAGATGTTCGACCTCGTCGAGGGTGAGGATCGCCAGTTCGAAGAACGGGGGACCTCACTGCTCGAGGAGTACGACGAACGAGACCTGTACCTCAGCGTTAACCGTGGCGGTGCAGGGCTGGGCGATCCACTCGAGCGAAGTGTCGAACTCATCGAGGAAGACCTCAACGAAGAACACGTCCAACAGAAGTATGCAGAACGCGTCTACGGAACTCACGTCAAAGAAGTCGGTGACGGTGAATACGAGGTTGATCCCGAAAAGACAGCATCGAAACGAGATCGCATCCGCGAGCAACGAGGTGAGGAAGCAATACCAGTCGACGAGTGGCTAGAGCAACGTCGAGAAGACGTTGTTGAAGGAAACTTCATTCCAGTGGTCAAAAAGACCTACAACGAGAGTCTCGAACTGAGCGACGAATGGGACGACCACTTCCGCTCGTTCTGGGACCTGCCTGCTGACTTCACCTTCGAAATGGAGGACTGA
- a CDS encoding acetone carboxylase subunit gamma: MPEYSKERIESLIDGTIPFDDAKDMMSAYKDSDRFDKYREILQERAAWDDTILLPLTDHLYVVNNGNDRVTKCDCGHEFGDYRDNWKHEALINVRDSRQDLQEIYPKAMHSDPEWMVLREYFCPGCKTQLEVEAVPPGYPIVFDFRPYIDDFYEDWLGRKAPDKQ; the protein is encoded by the coding sequence ATGCCAGAATACTCAAAGGAACGTATTGAATCGCTCATTGACGGCACCATTCCCTTCGACGACGCGAAGGATATGATGAGCGCGTACAAGGATTCGGATCGCTTCGACAAATACCGAGAGATACTCCAAGAACGGGCAGCGTGGGACGACACGATCCTCCTCCCGTTGACCGACCATCTCTACGTGGTCAACAACGGCAATGACCGGGTCACGAAGTGTGACTGTGGTCACGAGTTCGGTGATTACCGAGACAACTGGAAACACGAGGCACTCATCAACGTCAGAGACAGCCGTCAGGATCTCCAAGAGATCTATCCGAAAGCCATGCACTCAGACCCCGAGTGGATGGTGCTCCGGGAGTACTTCTGTCCAGGCTGTAAGACACAACTTGAAGTCGAAGCCGTTCCACCGGGCTACCCAATCGTCTTCGACTTCCGGCCATATATCGACGACTTCTACGAGGACTGGCTTGGCAGGAAGGCACCAGACAAACAGTAA
- a CDS encoding class I adenylate-forming enzyme family protein has protein sequence MPYSDNRAYTLKGCFESSLARNSERTALHFEETDETLTYADLDSQSNAVANALADRGVTPGDRVALMLSNRIEYIIADLAIIKAGAVKVPLNDMLTPDEFEYMLSDSGASTAIAGPKFTATLDSLHPDLPEIERLIAIAEGQSLPSAFTDFELLVAEGRSETAPTVDIEPSETVAHYYTGGTTGKPKGVIHSHRNMTMNVYAHAIELGITGDDTLLLMTPLPHSAGLFLWGGLLTGATMVVRDGFEPEHALQDIENRAISWTFMVPTMIYRLLDHAELDSFDTSTLETLVYGAAPMTANRLEAGLDEFGPVFLQFYGQTEVPNLITTFGKNEHQQAVNAGQDERLESAGQPCLMADVKVVDYESGEELPQGEIGEILATAPYTMEKYFERPDKTAETLVDGWVRTGDIGRIDQTGYLYLLDRDSDVIITGGMNVYSTEVEDALDRHPHIREVAVIGIPDPEWGEAIHAIVVSKTPSLTESDVTAFADENLADYKKPKSVEFVDDIPTTPYGKQDKVALRDRYWEGETRDIA, from the coding sequence ATGCCATACAGTGACAATCGTGCGTACACCCTGAAGGGCTGTTTCGAGTCTAGTCTGGCCCGAAACAGTGAGCGTACAGCACTTCACTTCGAAGAGACCGACGAGACACTTACATACGCGGATCTTGACAGCCAGTCGAACGCCGTTGCGAACGCCCTCGCTGACCGCGGTGTCACCCCCGGAGACCGTGTCGCACTGATGCTGTCTAATCGAATCGAGTATATCATCGCGGACTTGGCAATCATCAAAGCAGGTGCTGTCAAAGTTCCACTAAACGATATGCTCACGCCTGACGAGTTCGAGTACATGCTCTCGGATTCCGGGGCATCTACCGCCATCGCTGGGCCAAAATTCACTGCCACTCTTGATAGCCTCCATCCAGATCTTCCAGAAATAGAACGTCTCATCGCTATCGCGGAGGGCCAGTCGCTCCCGTCAGCATTCACAGATTTCGAGTTGCTCGTGGCAGAGGGCAGGTCGGAGACGGCACCAACAGTCGACATCGAACCGTCCGAGACGGTCGCCCACTACTATACTGGGGGAACCACAGGGAAACCAAAAGGTGTCATCCACAGCCATCGGAACATGACGATGAACGTCTACGCCCACGCCATCGAACTGGGTATCACGGGTGACGATACGCTTCTGTTAATGACTCCACTGCCCCACTCTGCGGGACTGTTTCTGTGGGGCGGCTTGTTGACAGGGGCGACGATGGTCGTCCGCGACGGCTTCGAACCCGAGCACGCACTGCAAGACATCGAAAACCGGGCTATCTCGTGGACGTTCATGGTCCCAACGATGATCTACCGACTCCTCGACCATGCTGAACTCGACTCGTTCGATACGTCGACGCTCGAGACGTTGGTTTACGGGGCTGCACCGATGACGGCCAACCGCCTCGAAGCGGGATTAGATGAGTTCGGCCCTGTCTTCCTACAGTTCTATGGCCAAACTGAGGTTCCAAACCTCATCACGACATTCGGAAAAAACGAACACCAACAGGCAGTCAATGCAGGCCAGGACGAGCGACTCGAATCGGCCGGTCAACCCTGCTTAATGGCTGATGTGAAGGTCGTCGACTACGAGTCCGGCGAGGAACTCCCACAGGGAGAAATCGGAGAGATTCTCGCGACAGCACCGTACACAATGGAAAAGTACTTCGAACGTCCTGATAAGACCGCCGAGACGCTCGTCGACGGCTGGGTGAGAACCGGTGATATCGGTCGAATCGACCAAACTGGCTACCTCTATCTCCTTGATCGAGATAGTGATGTAATTATCACTGGCGGGATGAACGTCTACAGCACGGAAGTCGAGGATGCACTTGACCGTCATCCGCATATCCGAGAAGTCGCTGTCATTGGGATTCCTGATCCCGAGTGGGGCGAGGCGATTCACGCTATTGTCGTTTCGAAGACTCCATCACTCACCGAATCTGATGTTACGGCCTTCGCAGACGAGAATTTGGCTGATTATAAAAAACCGAAGAGCGTCGAGTTTGTCGACGATATTCCAACGACCCCATACGGGAAACAGGATAAAGTCGCGCTCAGAGACAGATACTGGGAAGGTGAAACGCGAGATATCGCGTAA
- the mntA gene encoding type VII toxin-antitoxin system MntA family adenylyltransferase antitoxin — protein sequence MKRSEDATLDDAVPLETAQAVLREHDVRVGLLFGSHATGDAHARSDIDIAVVLDDVRPGDPDYNDVFLGLSADLSDTLGTDDIDLVDLRTAPPELVAAVFDRGVVLVGDSEDAAALRTELTETASDDRSPRERFDAAITKIDAHLGSAAITATDGETRDR from the coding sequence ATGAAACGCAGCGAGGATGCCACGCTCGATGATGCGGTCCCGCTCGAGACCGCGCAAGCGGTACTTCGAGAGCACGACGTGCGTGTAGGACTCCTATTCGGGTCGCATGCGACTGGGGATGCCCACGCACGGAGCGATATCGATATCGCAGTGGTACTCGACGACGTCCGTCCCGGCGACCCGGACTATAACGACGTGTTTCTAGGACTGAGTGCAGATCTCAGCGATACACTGGGTACCGACGACATCGATCTCGTCGACCTCCGGACGGCCCCGCCGGAACTGGTGGCCGCCGTCTTCGATCGGGGTGTGGTGCTCGTCGGCGACTCGGAAGACGCGGCGGCGCTCCGAACCGAACTCACGGAAACCGCGTCGGATGACCGCTCACCGCGCGAACGGTTCGATGCGGCGATCACGAAAATCGACGCTCATCTCGGCAGTGCCGCCATCACAGCGACCGACGGAGAAACGCGTGATCGATGA
- the hepT gene encoding type VII toxin-antitoxin system HepT family RNase toxin has translation MTDEPFPTESLERILTAVETIEASIGTLARKQSVDLETYYADTDTQDIVERRFVKMTEAAIDIGEVLVKHERGAPPASNPKSMRALEQLGVLSGPTAEEMAQAARFRNVLAHTYGDIIDHDMVYDALQDLERYRRFILEVRDYLESIGALKEHGNDR, from the coding sequence ATGACGGACGAACCGTTCCCCACTGAGAGCCTCGAACGGATCCTCACTGCCGTCGAGACGATCGAAGCGAGCATCGGCACCCTCGCCCGAAAACAATCAGTAGATCTCGAGACGTATTACGCCGACACGGACACGCAGGATATCGTCGAGCGCCGGTTCGTCAAGATGACCGAAGCTGCGATCGATATCGGTGAGGTGCTGGTTAAACACGAGCGTGGTGCTCCGCCAGCGAGTAACCCGAAGTCGATGCGGGCGCTCGAGCAGCTCGGCGTGCTATCGGGTCCGACGGCCGAAGAAATGGCACAGGCCGCCCGATTCCGGAACGTTCTCGCACACACCTATGGAGATATCATCGACCACGACATGGTCTACGACGCCCTACAAGATCTCGAGCGGTACCGGCGATTCATCCTCGAGGTTCGTGACTACCTCGAATCGATCGGTGCACTCAAGGAACACGGCAACGATCGGTAG
- a CDS encoding type II toxin-antitoxin system VapC family toxin yields the protein MTVLIDTGVLYAEQDLDASRHDAATDALESVYDGEFGQPYVSDYIYDEAVTLTLMRSGLFTPAKELGSKLRGVDPYPSTYEILRVSAAVFADAVDVFEQYDDQELSFTDATTVALCRRHDIDVVLSFDDDFDGIVTRIDPMEFAEIDDR from the coding sequence ATGACGGTACTGATCGATACGGGTGTACTCTACGCGGAGCAGGACCTCGATGCGTCCAGACACGATGCAGCTACTGACGCTCTCGAGAGCGTTTACGACGGCGAGTTCGGACAGCCGTACGTGAGTGACTACATCTACGACGAAGCCGTGACGCTGACACTCATGCGAAGCGGATTGTTCACGCCGGCGAAGGAACTCGGCTCGAAGTTGCGCGGTGTCGATCCGTATCCGTCGACCTACGAAATACTTCGCGTTTCGGCTGCCGTCTTCGCCGATGCCGTCGACGTTTTCGAGCAGTACGACGATCAGGAGTTAAGTTTCACCGATGCAACGACGGTCGCACTGTGTCGACGCCACGATATTGACGTTGTCCTGAGTTTCGACGACGACTTCGATGGAATCGTGACCCGGATCGATCCGATGGAGTTCGCAGAGATCGACGATCGATAG